One genomic segment of Dysosmobacter sp. Marseille-Q4140 includes these proteins:
- a CDS encoding strawberry notch family protein: MTDIYEDQLRSIDLRIAAAEKQLRDASADDPMREFLREDLDQLQSQKNTYEQAIRANRGIGDLAVEAADQAAKYSQQQRDAAKDGLGAVGSKIVDIGTGLGQYAVERLSPLPTVNVATGAAGSAASTYRALAGEEYESQKALGAAALGLGGYLAGAGLSRAVGSAGLSVMRSAGVQNNILPNIITGGLSGVGFAAGMTGGSELAKALADENYQPDWGQISTDAVAAFAFGAISSAVRIARSSSQNKSYVERLSQEVQQRYATVKEILRSGNAAQRAQGAASVMDGVERLRGALNDLQFVGAQKQVDSIRTFLNSIDAEMAQYLPNGATAAAGAVSGPATAIVPGAAPVRAPAAAQGAPSAGSSHVLPGSSQTVPPAVAPAAPVPVPAGSGASASTMPAQGARTPQTAPPSHAGTGAQNQEQPVEEAFPPVYYENIEREPAPEPETPGMTVPTGSTADLEPLAKTLGQSGRRAMTAFYDSDIPAADYAEDFIKAYNAGKSGADRPSPRYIGEPVAVAAYFAGQNDAPKQFEEFDESGAPVFATTRAQAQIEPADFADLKRRRDAADKTFGLDQGESVSLGNYVKTLFRVLNNRLYSGTMSDKDQPMVDRITSALKKFPTFDGKTYRNLSFQDELSFNSYLSEFAQGETVTLKAFTSTSKRPNGYPKFGDYVVHMVIEGTSGADIADTYGIPRQQEVIFLPGTQLKINSIGTANDGHPIIYAQEAESYGLAGDHGDQRPQRGNEADRPEGGTGRTSRSGDGGLDRGVQAPPQRDGGRDGLLSQRGAGRDGGAVLEVSPQQQIADKVRYYLEKGTQFSPARLFEIADKAYGGTMAEGTYTVKDAYDGMELAVNQYLMSGPAKSANGSAAQARAFLSWMEQLLNLLPTQTKRTAEMESYQQFSTPPNIAYLAAWAANVAPTDVVLEPSAGIGGLALWPKAWGAAVYANELSTRRLAFLNRLGLDGTFNLNAEQIDNLLPESIKPTVIIMNPPFSSTAGRTSTNKTANAKRHIEQALERLEPRGRLVAILGRGMSEDAASFKSWWADLKKEYNVLANIQLDGSNYKKYGTNFDVQLVVIDKTGATTGETLTGTYKDLSKIPELMEGIRNERKGIVRNSDPVSGRTSATRAVSQAGTASGYPAGSAAGQLAAGQQGGAGGLRAPDGAGRGKRSGVRSGPGGERKPVPGGTGRADGSGVVPGNAGPRMALSGGAGAGVDGGSSAVTAENPDSTYAAYAPRKVHIKGARPHPARLVESAAMAAVEPPDPAYTPALPERIAKEGVLSDAQLENVVYAGQAHSQKLADGRRKGFFIGDGTGVGKGRQIAGIIMDNFLQGRRKAVWISEKASLLEDARRDWKDLGGNPDEILDLKNPHLLKNGIQADSGIVFGPYSTLRSQKEARLKMLEDWLGKDFDGVIALDEAHNMGNSVSIKRGRGKSKPAAQALAGIDLQRAFPNARVVYASATGATDISQYGYLERLGLWGKGTAFNDLNDFIEKISNGGLAAMELVARDMKSMGVYMARSISYDDVKYDTIQHDLTPMQTEIYNTMSRAWQKVLQNVNEALKITGADKNGQARGAAYSAIFSGQQRFYNQILTSMSMPTVIEDMRRELAAGRSVVLQLTNTNEAQAARAIAKNEAEGGDLDDIDLTPSETLRDLLVKSFPTTVYEEYTDDEGRTRSRMVVDANGDPVIDRKAVRMRDALVEELSQMKVPDGPLEMLFDAFGVDQVAEVTGRTQRIVEKRDANGVLRRVHEKRGPTSGTADTKLFQDGKKRILVFSEAGGTGRSYHADLRAKNQQQRVHYLLQAGWNASKAVQGFGRTHRSNQASAPIFRLVTTNVMGQKRFTSTIARRLDQLGALTKGQRQAGSGVFSEKDNLENPIAADALSVYYKSVNRSILKKLGLYDKIYDENGRINDSAEDLRNVSKFLNRILSLEVEEQNEVFQGFYDTFERMLDNAIANGTVDMGLENYRAEKVDVVDEKVIRKDATGADTKYVQMIAYKRPDTISFDRVPTASNNFRKLVRMEDGEVRAVYEISPRTNSAGEIERRFKLQSPQIGKTSIYAENTMNTKTADIPKKEWKAAWEEQLAKVPEFTETRLHMLTGTLLPIWDRLPTDNTRVMRVVTSDGRQYLGRVIAPTQIDGVLRNLGANRTKETYTPGQIQDAVLGQGREAILRDNRQRIVRRRVSGEWRMEIVGQNTWYLARQYPGILTERINFEYRYFIPTGQAGEKILSDLMKNNPVVEIRSSAPEEERMAAPGGRDRQWSADRVGNRDKTPKSLSEIAEDIRHSFGLNITTGHIRGKGTLGTYNRRSQGIRSKIHNDLPTISHELGHHLDNTYRLTMDAGRDALRELTDGLSPDMRDAYPQKKWGTEGLAEYVRKFLQNREVTAIDYPRFTEYFMGKLSGKDAAILDQLADEINAYYSLGADSAASSIRLREERGPDARTLSEKIRDKGDGLYQAWVDINHGIKLFDEAVGTDTYKLAANAAYADAMAANIILHELRDAEGAYVGPGLSTVLHGINLRDKAEYRAFGEYLTVRHGPERLKEGMRVYADDRKNSSQWMQNRQHELEVQYPDFREVSDRLYAFQRQLLQTWGVNTGLVSAKNAKEWGERWKFYVPFNRAMDEQQLRGARRGFANQNSTIRRARGSGRDIIHPVDNIIANMVAMVNAGVRNNVMRRITDAAERSEDYAVFLEKVPVPLKQKQFDAKDLKKGLTESVMDSALSDADKDLMVEIVSSLNNILIQYGRGRAYGDVITVMKGGTQEFWKINDPLLLQSVTNMSPGKLNGILDAYAVVSRFMTGNITGKNLLWSIFSNAPRDLMTFFTYSKDKNPLHVFGGIGAAYANKIKGGGADPLFMEYLAMGGGQTSVYTADRDLTRTARKKMSGSRSAYANPMEWIAFTSDMIEMGPRFATYKMMREKGMIPQDAFYEAMDITVNFRRGGRMAREVNKVVPFFNASVQGLDKFSRWIRAADAPPAQRFKIVRSRVISYLVASAALAAAFYGLNNSDEEKEADYQQLSNYTKNSYWLIPLGDGKYFAIPKPRELAVLSSFFETAAEALAGENPHAFDEFIDYVLDNGLPPVLSELSQGDWEGAIGSLGLIGTGAYLMANRDFLGRPIESSGLSNLEPKDRYTTRTSQIARAVGQAFNISPQKIDYFFNSVLGGFWKAQKALFPVGKENVDFTLGIQNTYIKDNQYSLDLVNWLYDQAERSSQAANSDPSDLGKAIEKKMDANMTSFYSRYYALAKDQPDTTTHRSTRQTVLDMIREYRKAYDLNSTTQAQEAVYAVCKEQNSTEYLPGVMQITVKDGNDIQHTLSDVQYVEFQTEYLGLYWELAEDVLSDGGSTAERAALLKEAKNTAKEQAVNRVLRRIGAPIVQDYDYGDIPLADVAEFNSIYSSASSDKDADGNTIPGSKQDKVIAGIASIEGLTDEQRSELFRSVYDSDKNNPWAAGETKKYWWQ, from the coding sequence ATGACGGATATTTATGAGGATCAGCTTCGGTCCATCGACTTGCGGATCGCAGCGGCGGAGAAACAGCTGCGGGATGCCTCCGCGGATGATCCCATGCGGGAGTTCCTCCGGGAAGATCTGGACCAGCTGCAGTCTCAGAAGAACACCTATGAGCAGGCAATCCGGGCAAATCGCGGCATAGGAGATCTTGCGGTGGAGGCGGCAGACCAGGCCGCAAAGTATTCCCAGCAGCAGCGGGATGCCGCAAAAGATGGCCTTGGCGCCGTTGGGTCCAAAATCGTGGATATTGGCACCGGATTGGGGCAGTATGCTGTTGAGCGGCTGAGCCCTCTGCCAACAGTCAATGTTGCGACCGGTGCTGCCGGATCTGCGGCCAGCACGTACCGAGCGTTGGCAGGGGAGGAGTATGAGAGCCAAAAGGCCCTTGGCGCCGCCGCTCTTGGCCTTGGCGGATATCTGGCGGGGGCCGGACTTTCCCGGGCGGTGGGCTCGGCCGGCCTTTCGGTCATGCGCAGCGCGGGCGTGCAGAACAACATCCTGCCCAATATCATCACCGGCGGCCTCTCCGGCGTGGGATTTGCTGCCGGCATGACCGGCGGCAGTGAGCTTGCCAAGGCCCTGGCGGACGAGAACTACCAGCCGGACTGGGGACAGATCAGCACGGACGCCGTGGCGGCCTTTGCCTTCGGCGCCATCAGCAGCGCCGTTCGGATCGCCCGGTCCAGCAGCCAGAACAAGTCCTATGTCGAGCGGCTGAGCCAGGAGGTGCAGCAGCGCTATGCCACGGTAAAGGAGATCCTGCGCAGCGGGAATGCGGCGCAGAGGGCCCAGGGGGCCGCTTCCGTTATGGACGGTGTGGAGCGCCTGCGCGGCGCCCTGAACGATTTGCAATTCGTGGGCGCGCAGAAGCAGGTGGACAGCATTCGCACATTTTTGAACAGTATCGACGCCGAGATGGCCCAGTATCTTCCCAACGGCGCCACAGCCGCGGCCGGAGCGGTGAGCGGTCCTGCAACGGCGATTGTTCCCGGGGCTGCGCCTGTGCGCGCTCCGGCTGCGGCCCAGGGCGCGCCGTCTGCCGGGAGTTCCCACGTCCTGCCCGGTTCATCGCAGACGGTGCCGCCTGCGGTGGCTCCTGCGGCTCCCGTTCCGGTACCGGCAGGGTCGGGCGCCTCTGCCTCCACGATGCCTGCACAGGGCGCCCGGACGCCGCAGACAGCGCCTCCTTCCCATGCCGGCACCGGCGCACAGAACCAGGAACAGCCGGTTGAAGAAGCGTTTCCCCCGGTGTATTATGAGAATATCGAGCGGGAACCGGCGCCGGAGCCGGAGACGCCGGGTATGACGGTTCCCACCGGAAGCACGGCGGATCTGGAACCCCTGGCAAAGACCCTGGGCCAGAGCGGACGCAGGGCCATGACGGCCTTTTACGACAGCGATATCCCCGCAGCGGACTATGCCGAGGATTTCATCAAGGCATACAATGCAGGTAAAAGCGGAGCAGATCGTCCCTCTCCCCGGTATATCGGAGAACCCGTTGCCGTGGCGGCTTATTTTGCCGGGCAGAATGATGCGCCGAAACAGTTTGAGGAGTTTGATGAAAGTGGAGCTCCTGTTTTCGCCACTACCAGAGCGCAGGCGCAGATTGAACCGGCAGACTTTGCCGATTTGAAAAGGCGTCGGGACGCCGCAGACAAAACGTTCGGCCTGGATCAGGGAGAAAGTGTGTCTCTTGGAAACTATGTCAAGACATTATTCCGCGTCCTGAATAATCGGCTTTACAGCGGAACGATGTCCGATAAAGACCAACCCATGGTTGACCGGATTACCTCTGCGCTGAAAAAATTTCCGACATTTGATGGAAAAACCTATCGCAATCTGTCTTTTCAGGATGAACTCTCATTCAACTCCTACCTTTCTGAATTTGCGCAGGGGGAGACAGTAACACTCAAGGCATTTACATCAACTTCAAAACGGCCAAACGGTTATCCGAAGTTTGGTGACTATGTGGTTCATATGGTAATCGAGGGAACCAGTGGGGCCGATATTGCGGATACATACGGGATTCCACGGCAGCAGGAAGTGATTTTCCTTCCTGGAACGCAACTGAAAATTAATTCCATTGGAACGGCAAATGACGGGCATCCGATTATTTATGCACAGGAGGCGGAGAGTTATGGATTGGCAGGAGATCATGGGGATCAAAGACCCCAACGAGGCAATGAAGCAGATCGCCCTGAAGGTGGAACGGGAAGAACTTCCCGTTCAGGAGATGGAGGATTGGATCGAGGAGTACAAGCGCCTCCACAACGTGACGGTGGACGAGATGGCCTACTATCCCAACGGGGAGCAGGTCGTGACGGAGGAGCTGTTCTGGAAGTAAGCCCCCAGCAGCAGATCGCGGACAAGGTCCGTTACTACCTGGAAAAGGGAACGCAGTTCTCCCCGGCGCGGCTGTTTGAGATCGCGGACAAAGCCTACGGCGGGACCATGGCGGAGGGGACTTATACGGTCAAAGACGCCTATGACGGCATGGAGCTGGCGGTCAATCAGTATCTGATGAGCGGCCCGGCGAAGTCCGCCAACGGCAGCGCAGCCCAGGCCAGGGCGTTCCTCTCCTGGATGGAGCAGCTGCTCAACCTTCTGCCCACCCAGACGAAGCGGACGGCGGAAATGGAGAGCTATCAGCAGTTTTCCACGCCGCCCAATATCGCGTATCTGGCGGCCTGGGCGGCCAATGTGGCGCCCACCGACGTGGTTTTGGAACCTTCGGCCGGGATCGGAGGCCTTGCGCTCTGGCCCAAGGCGTGGGGCGCTGCGGTGTATGCCAACGAACTTTCCACACGGCGCCTGGCTTTTCTGAACCGACTGGGCCTGGACGGCACCTTCAATCTCAACGCCGAGCAGATCGACAATCTGCTGCCGGAGTCCATCAAGCCTACGGTGATCATCATGAACCCGCCGTTTTCTTCCACCGCTGGACGCACCAGCACCAACAAGACCGCAAACGCCAAGCGCCATATCGAGCAGGCGCTGGAGCGGCTGGAGCCCCGCGGGCGCTTGGTGGCCATCCTTGGCCGCGGTATGAGCGAAGACGCCGCCTCCTTCAAATCCTGGTGGGCGGATCTTAAGAAGGAATATAACGTCCTGGCCAATATCCAGCTGGACGGCAGCAATTATAAGAAGTACGGAACGAACTTTGATGTGCAGCTGGTGGTGATCGACAAGACCGGGGCCACCACTGGGGAGACATTGACCGGAACTTATAAAGACCTTTCCAAAATCCCTGAGCTGATGGAGGGTATCAGAAATGAACGAAAAGGCATTGTACGAAACAGTGATCCTGTCTCTGGGAGAACTTCCGCAACAAGAGCTGTCTCTCAAGCAGGCACAGCTTCTGGATATCCTGCGGGATCTGCTGCCGGACAGCTGGCAGCAGGGCAGCAGGGCGGCGCTGGTGGTCTCCGCGCTCCTGACGGGGCAGGGAGAGGAAAGCGCAGCGGAGTACGCTCTGGACCCGGAGGAGAGCGAAAGCCTGTTCCGGGCGGTACAGGGCGCGCAGACGGAAGCGGAGTTGTCCCTGGCAATGCAGGACCTCGGATGGCACTGTCTGGAGGCGCTGGAGCCGGTGTGGACGGAGGATCTTCTGCCGTAACGGCGGAGAACCCCGACAGCACCTATGCCGCGTATGCACCCCGCAAGGTGCATATCAAGGGCGCCCGGCCCCACCCGGCCAGGCTGGTGGAGAGTGCGGCCATGGCCGCCGTGGAGCCGCCTGACCCCGCCTATACCCCGGCGCTGCCGGAGCGGATCGCAAAGGAAGGCGTCCTCTCCGACGCGCAACTGGAGAACGTGGTATACGCCGGCCAAGCTCACAGCCAGAAGTTGGCCGACGGGCGCCGCAAGGGCTTTTTCATTGGTGACGGCACCGGCGTCGGCAAAGGACGTCAGATCGCCGGTATCATCATGGACAACTTCCTGCAGGGCCGCAGAAAAGCGGTCTGGATCTCCGAAAAAGCCTCGCTCCTGGAGGATGCCAGACGGGACTGGAAGGATCTCGGCGGGAACCCCGACGAGATCCTGGATCTGAAAAACCCCCATCTTCTGAAAAACGGGATCCAGGCGGACAGCGGCATCGTATTCGGCCCGTACTCCACGCTCCGCTCCCAGAAAGAGGCCCGCCTTAAAATGCTGGAGGACTGGCTGGGGAAGGACTTTGACGGTGTGATTGCCCTGGACGAGGCCCACAACATGGGAAACAGCGTTTCCATCAAGCGAGGGCGCGGAAAGAGCAAACCGGCGGCCCAGGCTCTTGCGGGCATCGATCTCCAGCGGGCATTCCCCAACGCCAGGGTGGTCTATGCCTCCGCCACCGGTGCCACGGATATTTCCCAGTATGGATACCTGGAGCGGCTGGGCCTTTGGGGGAAGGGGACCGCGTTCAATGATCTGAACGACTTCATCGAGAAGATCAGCAATGGGGGGCTTGCCGCCATGGAGCTGGTAGCCCGGGATATGAAGTCCATGGGCGTCTATATGGCCCGCAGCATCTCCTACGACGATGTGAAGTACGACACGATCCAGCACGATCTCACGCCCATGCAGACGGAGATCTACAATACCATGAGCCGCGCGTGGCAGAAGGTCCTTCAAAATGTGAATGAGGCGCTGAAAATCACCGGCGCAGATAAGAACGGGCAGGCCCGGGGCGCCGCGTACAGCGCGATTTTCAGCGGCCAGCAGCGGTTCTACAACCAGATCCTGACCTCAATGTCCATGCCAACGGTCATTGAGGATATGCGCCGGGAACTGGCCGCCGGCCGCAGCGTGGTCCTTCAGCTGACCAACACCAACGAGGCCCAGGCTGCCCGGGCCATTGCCAAGAACGAGGCGGAAGGCGGGGACCTGGACGATATCGACCTGACGCCCTCGGAGACCCTTCGGGACCTTCTGGTGAAATCCTTCCCAACGACCGTATATGAGGAATATACCGATGATGAGGGACGGACCAGATCCAGGATGGTGGTGGACGCCAACGGGGATCCGGTGATCGATCGGAAAGCCGTGCGAATGCGGGATGCTCTCGTTGAGGAGCTCTCTCAGATGAAGGTCCCGGACGGCCCCCTGGAAATGCTCTTTGATGCGTTCGGGGTGGATCAGGTGGCGGAAGTCACCGGCAGAACGCAGCGGATCGTGGAAAAGCGGGATGCCAACGGTGTGCTCCGCCGCGTCCACGAAAAGCGGGGACCCACGTCCGGCACCGCAGACACCAAACTGTTCCAGGACGGCAAGAAGCGGATCCTGGTCTTTTCCGAGGCCGGCGGAACCGGAAGAAGCTACCACGCCGACCTGCGTGCCAAAAACCAGCAGCAGCGGGTCCACTACCTGCTGCAAGCCGGGTGGAATGCCAGTAAGGCTGTGCAGGGCTTCGGCCGGACACACCGCAGCAACCAGGCCAGCGCGCCCATCTTCCGCCTGGTGACAACCAATGTCATGGGGCAAAAACGGTTCACCTCCACCATCGCACGCCGTCTGGATCAGCTGGGCGCTCTCACCAAAGGACAGCGGCAGGCGGGCAGCGGTGTGTTCAGTGAGAAGGATAACCTGGAAAACCCCATTGCAGCAGATGCGCTCTCTGTGTACTACAAGAGCGTGAACAGGTCCATCCTCAAAAAGCTGGGCCTGTACGATAAGATCTACGATGAAAACGGCAGGATCAACGACAGCGCCGAGGACCTGCGGAATGTGAGCAAGTTCCTCAACCGGATCCTCTCTTTGGAGGTGGAGGAGCAGAACGAGGTGTTCCAGGGCTTCTACGATACCTTTGAGCGGATGCTGGACAATGCCATTGCCAACGGTACCGTGGACATGGGCCTGGAGAACTACCGGGCGGAGAAGGTGGACGTGGTGGATGAGAAGGTGATCCGGAAGGATGCCACCGGAGCTGACACCAAGTACGTCCAGATGATTGCCTATAAGCGCCCGGATACCATTTCCTTTGACCGTGTTCCCACGGCCTCCAACAACTTCCGAAAGCTGGTGCGCATGGAGGACGGAGAAGTGCGGGCGGTTTATGAGATCTCCCCCAGGACCAATTCCGCAGGAGAGATCGAGCGCCGCTTCAAACTGCAAAGTCCCCAAATCGGCAAGACCAGCATCTACGCAGAAAATACCATGAACACCAAGACCGCCGACATTCCAAAAAAGGAATGGAAAGCGGCCTGGGAGGAGCAGTTGGCAAAGGTTCCGGAATTTACCGAGACCCGGCTCCATATGCTCACCGGCACACTGCTTCCCATCTGGGACCGGCTGCCGACGGACAACACCCGCGTGATGCGGGTCGTGACATCCGACGGCAGGCAGTATCTGGGCCGGGTGATCGCCCCCACCCAGATTGACGGGGTTCTTCGGAACCTGGGGGCAAACCGGACCAAGGAAACCTACACTCCAGGGCAAATTCAAGATGCCGTCCTGGGGCAGGGCAGGGAGGCGATCCTCCGGGATAACCGTCAGCGGATCGTCCGCCGCCGGGTCAGTGGGGAATGGCGCATGGAAATCGTGGGCCAGAACACCTGGTACCTGGCCCGGCAGTACCCGGGGATCCTCACAGAGCGGATCAACTTTGAGTACCGGTATTTTATTCCAACGGGACAGGCCGGAGAGAAGATCCTCTCCGACTTGATGAAGAATAACCCTGTTGTGGAGATCCGCAGCAGTGCGCCGGAGGAGGAACGCATGGCGGCCCCCGGCGGCAGGGACCGCCAGTGGTCTGCCGACCGCGTGGGAAACCGGGACAAGACGCCGAAATCCCTCTCTGAGATCGCAGAGGACATCCGGCACTCCTTCGGCCTCAATATCACCACGGGGCACATTCGGGGGAAAGGCACCCTGGGAACATACAACCGACGGAGCCAGGGGATCCGGTCCAAGATCCACAACGACCTGCCGACCATCTCCCACGAGCTGGGACACCACCTGGACAACACATACAGACTGACCATGGATGCCGGCCGCGATGCCCTGCGGGAGCTGACCGACGGGTTAAGCCCTGATATGCGGGACGCTTATCCGCAGAAGAAGTGGGGGACGGAGGGCCTGGCGGAGTATGTCCGAAAGTTCCTTCAGAACCGGGAAGTGACCGCCATTGACTATCCCCGGTTTACAGAGTACTTCATGGGGAAACTGTCCGGCAAGGACGCGGCGATCCTGGACCAGCTGGCCGACGAGATCAACGCATACTATTCCCTGGGAGCGGATTCCGCCGCCAGTTCCATCCGGCTCCGGGAGGAGCGCGGACCGGATGCCAGAACCCTCTCGGAGAAGATCCGGGACAAGGGGGATGGCCTGTATCAGGCGTGGGTGGATATCAACCACGGTATCAAACTCTTTGACGAGGCCGTTGGGACAGACACCTATAAGCTGGCTGCCAATGCGGCCTATGCCGATGCCATGGCGGCAAATATCATCCTGCATGAACTGCGGGACGCGGAGGGCGCCTATGTAGGACCCGGCCTTTCCACGGTGCTGCATGGGATCAACCTCCGGGACAAGGCGGAGTACAGGGCCTTTGGCGAGTATCTGACCGTCCGGCACGGGCCGGAGCGGCTGAAAGAGGGGATGCGGGTTTATGCCGATGACCGGAAAAACAGCTCCCAATGGATGCAGAACCGGCAGCATGAACTGGAGGTGCAGTATCCGGATTTCCGGGAAGTTTCCGACCGGCTCTATGCGTTCCAGCGGCAGCTTCTTCAGACCTGGGGCGTGAATACGGGGCTCGTCTCCGCCAAAAACGCCAAGGAGTGGGGAGAGCGGTGGAAGTTCTATGTTCCCTTCAACCGGGCTATGGATGAACAGCAGCTGCGCGGCGCCCGCCGGGGCTTTGCCAACCAGAACAGTACCATCCGGCGGGCCAGGGGCAGCGGGCGGGACATCATCCACCCGGTGGACAACATCATTGCCAATATGGTGGCTATGGTGAACGCCGGTGTCCGGAACAATGTCATGCGCCGGATCACCGACGCGGCGGAGCGGTCCGAGGACTACGCCGTGTTCCTGGAAAAGGTTCCGGTTCCGCTCAAGCAGAAGCAATTCGACGCCAAAGACCTGAAAAAGGGCCTGACGGAGTCCGTCATGGACAGCGCCCTTTCCGACGCAGACAAGGATCTGATGGTGGAGATCGTCTCCAGCCTGAATAATATCCTGATCCAGTATGGGAGGGGAAGGGCCTACGGCGATGTGATTACGGTCATGAAGGGAGGAACACAGGAGTTCTGGAAGATCAATGATCCGCTTCTTCTCCAGTCCGTTACCAACATGAGCCCTGGAAAGCTGAACGGGATCCTGGACGCTTACGCCGTTGTCTCCCGGTTTATGACGGGGAACATCACGGGAAAGAACCTCTTGTGGTCCATCTTCTCCAATGCGCCCCGGGATCTTATGACCTTCTTTACCTACTCCAAAGACAAAAATCCCCTCCATGTGTTCGGAGGGATCGGCGCCGCCTACGCCAACAAGATCAAAGGCGGCGGCGCAGATCCGCTTTTCATGGAATACCTGGCCATGGGCGGCGGACAGACCTCCGTCTACACCGCGGACCGGGACCTCACGAGGACTGCCCGTAAGAAAATGTCCGGCAGCAGATCCGCCTATGCAAATCCCATGGAGTGGATCGCGTTTACGTCCGACATGATCGAGATGGGCCCCCGGTTCGCAACTTACAAAATGATGCGGGAAAAGGGAATGATCCCGCAGGATGCTTTCTATGAGGCTATGGACATCACCGTCAACTTCCGGCGGGGAGGAAGAATGGCCCGGGAAGTGAATAAAGTAGTTCCGTTTTTCAACGCCAGCGTGCAGGGCCTGGACAAGTTTTCACGGTGGATCCGGGCGGCCGATGCGCCGCCGGCGCAGCGGTTCAAAATCGTGAGATCCAGAGTGATCTCCTACCTTGTGGCTTCTGCCGCCCTTGCAGCTGCGTTCTATGGCCTCAATAACAGCGACGAGGAAAAGGAGGCGGATTATCAGCAGCTGTCCAACTATACAAAGAACTCCTATTGGCTGATCCCCCTGGGGGACGGCAAGTATTTTGCCATCCCAAAGCCCCGGGAGCTGGCCGTGCTGTCCTCGTTCTTCGAGACAGCGGCAGAGGCCCTGGCAGGGGAGAACCCACACGCATTTGATGAGTTTATAGACTATGTGCTGGACAACGGTCTGCCTCCGGTCCTCTCTGAGCTTTCTCAGGGAGACTGGGAGGGGGCAATCGGCTCCCTGGGTCTGATCGGCACCGGCGCTTACCTGATGGCGAACAGGGACTTCCTGGGGCGGCCCATTGAATCCAGCGGACTTTCCAATCTGGAGCCCAAGGACCGCTATACGACCCGCACCAGTCAGATTGCAAGGGCGGTGGGACAGGCGTTCAATATCAGCCCCCAGAAGATCGACTATTTCTTCAACAGTGTTTTGGGCGGTTTCTGGAAGGCACAAAAGGCCCTGTTTCCCGTTGGCAAGGAAAACGTGGACTTCACGCTGGGGATCCAGAACACCTACATCAAGGACAACCAGTATTCCCTGGATCTGGTGAACTGGCTGTACGATCAGGCGGAAAGATCCTCCCAGGCGGCCAATTCGGACCCATCCGACCTGGGGAAGGCCATCGAAAAGAAGATGGATGCCAATATGACCAGCTTCTATTCCAGATATTACGCCCTCGCCAAAGACCAGCCGGATACAACCACGCACCGCTCTACCCGGCAGACCGTTCTGGATATGATCCGGGAGTACCGGAAAGCCTATGACCTGAACAGCACCACGCAGGCGCAGGAGGCGGTGTATGCCGTCTGCAAGGAGCAAAACAGCACGGAATATCTCCCGGGTGTCATGCAGATCACCGTGAAAGACGGGAACGACATCCAGCACACCTTGTCGGATGTGCAGTATGTGGAGTTCCAGACGGAATATCTGGGACTGTACTGGGAACTCGCGGAGGATGTTCTCTCCGATGGCGGAAGTACAGCGGAGCGGGCCGCGCTTTTGAAGGAAGCGAAAAACACTGCCAAGGAACAGGCTGTCAACCGGGTGCTGCGCCGGATCGGAGCTCCCATCGTGCAGGATTACGACTACGGAGACATCCCCTTGGCGGATGTGGCGGAGTTCAACAGCATTTACTCTTCCGCCTCGTCCGACAAGGATGCGGACGGGAACACCATCCCCGGCTCCAAACAGGATAAGGTGATCGCCGGCATTGCGTCTATCGAGGGACTGACCGACGAACAGCGCAGCGAGCTGTTCCGCAGCGTGTACGACAGCGACAAAAATAACCCCTGGGCTGCAGGAGAAACCAAGAAATACTGGTGGCAATAA
- a CDS encoding CHAP domain-containing protein gives MATAKELLAAAVGELGVKETPSGSNKVKYGAWFGLNGYPWCVMFVQWVFAMAGVALPARTASCSVLRNYAIKAGMWVTSGYLPGDVVIYDFPGGAATDHCGIIETVGTATLVAIEGNTAVGNDANGGMVMRRTRSLSQVIGAVRPNYDEESEEDDVVRYKYLKDVPEKFRSTIEVLMNAGIIQGDGSDPVGNGDVIDLSHDQVRTLVFCYRGGAFDARIKAAGLK, from the coding sequence ATGGCAACGGCTAAGGAACTGCTGGCCGCTGCGGTGGGGGAGCTGGGGGTCAAGGAGACCCCCAGCGGCTCCAACAAGGTCAAGTACGGGGCCTGGTTCGGCCTTAATGGCTACCCGTGGTGTGTGATGTTCGTACAGTGGGTGTTTGCCATGGCCGGGGTGGCGCTGCCCGCCAGGACCGCGTCGTGCAGCGTCCTCCGCAATTATGCCATCAAGGCGGGAATGTGGGTCACGTCCGGGTATCTGCCGGGCGATGTGGTGATCTATGATTTCCCCGGCGGGGCGGCCACGGACCACTGCGGGATCATTGAGACCGTCGGCACGGCCACGCTGGTTGCCATCGAGGGAAATACCGCCGTGGGCAACGACGCAAACGGCGGCATGGTCATGCGGAGGACACGGTCGCTCTCGCAGGTGATCGGGGCAGTCCGCCCCAACTACGACGAAGAAAGCGAGGAGGATGACGTGGTGAGATACAAGTATCTGAAAGATGTTCCGGAGAAGTTCCGCTCCACCATCGAGGTACTTATGAACGCCGGCATTATCCAGGGGGATGGCAGTGATCCCGTGGGAAACGGCGATGTCATTGACCTGAGCCATGACCAGGTTCGGACATTGGTGTTCTGCTACCGCGGCGGTGCCTTCGACGCCCGGATCAAGGCGGCGGGTTTGAAATAA